Proteins encoded together in one Janthinobacterium tructae window:
- a CDS encoding NADP-dependent oxidoreductase: MQALQLKQYGGLDHVAFAERPRPTPGPGELLVRVHAVGLNPIDNLIPKGDFKPILKLHLPATLGSDLAGVVVEVGSGVTRFNVGDAVYASIFDTPHGSLAEFAVVPEQAAALKPANLDFVQAASIPMVGLTAWQAMHERMRLRPGQKVFIPAGSGGIGTFAIQLARHLGARVGTTTSTANVELVRSLGADEVVDYKQQPFEDVLRDYDAVLGTLRGDGLEKALRIVKPGSHIVSLIGPPDAAFARARGMNVVLKLVFGLLSRKIIGLARRRGASYAFHFVRPDGGQLAQIATLVEAGSIRPVIDQVFPFLEAKQALACLARGRARGKVVVRMPVP; encoded by the coding sequence ATGCAAGCATTGCAACTCAAACAGTACGGCGGCCTCGATCATGTGGCGTTTGCCGAACGGCCCCGCCCCACACCCGGCCCCGGCGAACTGCTGGTGCGGGTGCATGCCGTTGGCCTCAATCCCATCGACAACCTGATCCCCAAGGGCGACTTCAAGCCTATCTTGAAACTGCACTTGCCGGCCACCCTGGGCAGCGACCTGGCCGGCGTGGTGGTGGAAGTCGGCAGCGGCGTCACGCGCTTTAACGTGGGCGACGCCGTGTATGCGAGTATTTTCGATACGCCACATGGCAGCCTGGCCGAATTTGCCGTCGTGCCCGAGCAGGCGGCCGCGCTGAAACCGGCGAACCTCGATTTCGTGCAAGCGGCGTCGATACCCATGGTGGGCTTGACGGCATGGCAAGCGATGCACGAGCGCATGCGGCTGCGGCCTGGCCAGAAAGTGTTCATCCCGGCCGGTTCCGGCGGCATCGGCACGTTTGCCATCCAGCTGGCCCGGCACCTGGGCGCCCGCGTGGGCACCACCACCAGCACGGCGAATGTGGAGCTGGTGCGCAGCCTGGGGGCCGATGAGGTGGTCGACTATAAACAACAGCCGTTCGAGGACGTGCTGCGCGATTACGATGCCGTGCTGGGCACGCTGCGCGGCGACGGGCTGGAAAAGGCCTTGCGCATCGTCAAGCCCGGCAGCCATATCGTCTCGCTGATCGGCCCGCCGGACGCCGCTTTCGCCCGTGCGCGCGGCATGAACGTGGTGCTGAAGCTGGTGTTTGGTTTACTCAGCCGCAAGATCATCGGCCTGGCGCGGCGGCGCGGCGCCAGTTATGCCTTCCACTTCGTGCGTCCCGACGGCGGCCAGCTGGCGCAGATCGCCACTTTGGTCGAAGCGGGAAGCATCCGCCCCGTCATCGACCAGGTATTTCCTTTTCTTGAGGCGAAACAGGCGCTGGCCTGCCTGGCGCGAGGCCGCGCGCGCGGCAAGGTGGTGGTGCGGATGCCCGTTCCCTGA
- a CDS encoding DASS family sodium-coupled anion symporter translates to MYKTVRDMFLHFKEAVPFRLVPALICTALLVSMLLLPAPDGLTPKAWGLVAIFLTTILAIILKVMPIGVMAMMAIVIVSLSQVTSTSSKGAITDALSSFSNPLIWLIVVAILISRGLKKTGLGSRIGLLFISLLGKRTMGIGYGLAICELVLAPFTPSNTARGGGIVHPVMKSIANAFDSDPAKGTEGKVGTYLALVNYHANPITSAMFLTATAPNPLVVDFVAKASGQSFHLTWTTWALCMLLPGLVCLLVMPLIIYWLSPPELKVTPDAVTYAKAELKSMGPLSPSEKVMLGTFALLLLLWANVPAMLFGPAFSLDATVVAFVGLFVLIITGTIDWDDVLSEKSAWDTLVWFGALVMMAEQLNKTGVIAWFSAGMKAAIVASGMDWLPIAGVLVLVFVFSHYFFASTTAHISAMLLAFLTVGLHLIPAQYHVPFMLMMTAGSAIMMTLTHYATGTSPIIFGSGFVTMGNWWRVGFIMCVVELLIFAVVGTTWWKVLGYW, encoded by the coding sequence ATGTATAAAACAGTGCGCGACATGTTCCTGCATTTCAAGGAAGCCGTCCCATTCCGCCTCGTCCCCGCCTTAATTTGTACGGCCTTGCTGGTAAGCATGCTATTGCTGCCGGCGCCCGACGGCTTGACGCCCAAGGCCTGGGGCCTGGTGGCGATTTTCCTTACCACCATCCTGGCGATCATTCTGAAAGTCATGCCCATCGGCGTGATGGCCATGATGGCCATCGTCATCGTGTCCTTGTCGCAAGTGACGTCGACCTCGTCCAAGGGCGCCATCACGGATGCGCTCAGCAGTTTTTCGAATCCCCTGATCTGGCTGATCGTCGTGGCGATTCTGATATCGCGCGGCCTGAAAAAGACGGGGCTGGGCAGCCGCATCGGCCTGCTGTTCATCTCCCTGCTGGGCAAGCGCACCATGGGCATCGGCTATGGCCTGGCGATTTGCGAACTGGTGCTGGCGCCATTCACGCCGAGTAACACCGCGCGCGGCGGCGGCATCGTCCATCCCGTCATGAAATCGATTGCCAACGCCTTCGATTCGGACCCGGCCAAGGGCACGGAAGGCAAAGTGGGCACGTATCTGGCCCTCGTCAACTACCACGCCAACCCGATCACATCGGCCATGTTCCTCACGGCCACGGCGCCCAATCCGCTGGTGGTCGATTTCGTGGCCAAGGCCAGCGGCCAGAGTTTCCATCTGACGTGGACCACCTGGGCCCTGTGCATGCTGCTGCCGGGCCTGGTCTGCCTGCTGGTGATGCCCCTGATTATCTACTGGCTGTCGCCGCCGGAACTGAAAGTCACGCCCGACGCCGTCACCTACGCCAAGGCGGAATTGAAAAGCATGGGTCCGCTGTCGCCGTCGGAAAAAGTCATGCTGGGCACCTTTGCCCTGCTGCTGTTGCTGTGGGCCAATGTGCCTGCCATGCTGTTCGGCCCCGCGTTTTCGCTCGATGCGACGGTAGTTGCTTTCGTCGGCTTGTTCGTGCTGATCATTACCGGCACCATCGACTGGGACGACGTGCTGTCCGAGAAGAGCGCCTGGGATACCCTGGTGTGGTTCGGCGCGCTGGTCATGATGGCCGAGCAGTTGAACAAGACGGGCGTGATCGCCTGGTTCTCGGCCGGCATGAAGGCGGCCATCGTCGCCAGCGGCATGGACTGGCTGCCGATCGCCGGCGTCCTGGTGCTGGTGTTCGTCTTCTCGCATTATTTCTTTGCCAGCACGACGGCCCACATCAGCGCCATGCTGCTGGCCTTCCTGACGGTGGGCCTGCACCTGATTCCCGCCCAATACCATGTACCGTTCATGCTGATGATGACGGCCGGCTCGGCCATCATGATGACGCTGACCCACTACGCCACGGGCACCTCGCCGATCATCTTCGGCAGCGGCTTCGTGACGATGGGTAACTGGTGGCGCGTCGGCTTCATCATGTGCGTGGTGGAACTGCTGATCTTCGCCGTCGTCGGCACGACATGGTGGAAGGTGCTCGGTTACTGGTAA
- a CDS encoding oxidoreductase: MKNNKIALVTGASSGIGAATARRLAQAGYTVYGTSRRGSQAAAAGYAMLALDVTSDASVAAAVAEVMRREGRIDLLVNNAGFGVAPAGAEESSMAQAQAIFDTNFHGVVRMTLAVLPHMRAQGGGRILNIGSVVGFLPMPYGALYSATKHAIEGYTESLDHEVRGWGIRASVIEPAYTKTTFEANLLAPDTPLSAYRQVRAAVTSRLQALMAGADDPAIVADTVLAAAQASQPKLRYTAGPLAARLRLMRRFLPAALLDAGLRKDLRLA; the protein is encoded by the coding sequence CAAGATTGCCCTGGTCACCGGCGCCTCGTCCGGCATCGGCGCGGCCACGGCCCGGCGCCTGGCGCAAGCGGGTTACACGGTGTATGGCACCAGCCGCCGCGGTAGCCAGGCGGCCGCAGCCGGTTATGCGATGCTGGCGCTCGACGTCACCAGCGATGCATCTGTCGCTGCCGCTGTGGCCGAGGTGATGCGGCGCGAAGGCCGCATCGACCTGCTGGTAAACAACGCCGGTTTCGGCGTGGCCCCGGCGGGCGCCGAGGAAAGCAGCATGGCGCAGGCACAAGCCATCTTCGACACGAATTTCCATGGCGTCGTGCGCATGACCCTGGCCGTGCTGCCGCACATGCGGGCCCAGGGCGGCGGGCGCATCCTCAATATCGGTTCCGTCGTGGGCTTTTTGCCCATGCCCTACGGCGCGCTGTATTCGGCCACCAAGCACGCGATCGAGGGCTACACGGAATCGCTCGACCATGAAGTGCGCGGCTGGGGCATCCGCGCCAGCGTCATCGAACCGGCCTACACGAAGACCACGTTCGAAGCCAACCTGCTGGCGCCAGATACGCCGCTGTCCGCCTACCGGCAAGTGCGCGCGGCCGTCACAAGCCGGCTGCAAGCGCTGATGGCCGGTGCCGATGACCCGGCCATCGTGGCTGACACGGTATTGGCGGCGGCGCAGGCAAGCCAGCCGAAATTGCGCTACACGGCCGGGCCGCTGGCGGCACGCTTGCGCCTGATGCGCCGTTTCCTGCCCGCCGCGCTGCTGGACGCCGGCCTGCGCAAGGACCTGCGCCTGGCCTGA
- a CDS encoding response regulator translates to MKIKTKLIVSSTVLLAGVAAMAGTGLLLVKGIETHVHGLTDETVPLYTDVLRLRYTVQDMASDFFELGKAQDLAQLEQVSNKIVANIQTAESISDDLRRHGQLQAPRYHAAFEREFQRMRVAVRKRLENEAYYKAQATEMRQLLAQIKAAAKGARGNIRLVDSQAQATAAEVQLQSQRLNQNARYLTDLRQSIYDMQIALAETQAVQSRFRIAPLRERLAAAVAHLAGTSERDISPSQLTLRAKLLATTRQLLDPGAGLLALRAGLLAEGGASAAQQAAYLTLKEQISTALATAHLRLAEELDPIELQLAIGRDRLAQASRYMHTSARIEDASGEINLAVDAISIDVGEVMLATAASDVTHLGHDIARRISALHRDMATMQTLLQSIGQLGLLAETRTVNTYLEAVERSGQRLVQAKGSVLDSQTALDEVIDHVRAFEREQAAYSAQQVARITGQQQEAVATVRDGVRRAFVLILGIALVLLLACVAITGLISASIARPLARLSYAIAHIRDGKALSVRVAQHGSDELGQLITGFNGMLEHVEQRDLALTQAKAEADAANRAKSEFLAKMSHEIRTPMNGVLGMTELLQRTELSPKQQRFVHTVHRSGESLLSIIDDILDFSKIEAGKLVLEHIPFDLRQMIDDVVALFANGIQRKAIEFTCRIAADVPQHVRGDPVRLRQILTNLLNNATKFTERGEISVDVSCPAAGQLRLEVRDTGIGMAPDAAAAVFQPFRQADSTTSRKYGGTGLGLAIIKQLVEMMGGNIVLHSVAGQGSSFAVTVVVGTVAPADAPQVPAPRVALDALHVLIVDDNATNRNILLQHAIEWQMAAASAADGAEALGLLQGALRGGHPFDLAIIDMRMPVMDGAELVRAIKADAGMAALKIIMLSSLDASAELHQVTALGVEYCLTKPVRALELRHCIEAVGGFGTPLAALTPALPAPPDTAAAGQAPLRMLLVEDNAINQEIALAMLEDSGYDATPADNGRRALALWERYPFDVILMDCQMPEMDGFEATRRVRRMEAQQGRDRTPIIALTANAILGDRELCLEAGMDDYLAKPYTRAALLAVLARWRPASAAPKAVQTPAVTAQAVQQAPAEPAALLDAAALQNLRAMRRPGRPDVLGRIIDLFNSDAPRLLGQLEVAAEASDTAALQLAAHTFKSSCANVGALGLSATCREIEQYARGNDVASALRHIRGIQQELDRVLAALAIEKEAI, encoded by the coding sequence GTGAAAATCAAGACCAAGCTGATCGTCAGTAGCACCGTCCTGCTGGCGGGCGTGGCAGCCATGGCGGGGACCGGCCTGCTGCTGGTAAAGGGTATCGAAACCCATGTGCATGGCTTGACCGACGAGACGGTACCGCTGTACACGGACGTGTTGCGCCTGCGCTATACCGTGCAGGATATGGCCTCGGACTTCTTCGAGCTGGGCAAGGCGCAAGACCTGGCGCAGCTGGAGCAGGTGTCGAACAAGATCGTCGCCAATATCCAGACTGCCGAGAGCATCAGCGACGATTTGCGGCGCCATGGCCAATTGCAGGCGCCCCGCTACCACGCGGCCTTCGAACGGGAATTCCAGCGCATGCGCGTTGCCGTGCGCAAACGCCTGGAAAACGAGGCGTATTACAAGGCGCAGGCAACGGAGATGCGCCAGCTGCTGGCGCAGATCAAGGCGGCCGCCAAGGGGGCACGCGGCAATATCCGCCTGGTCGACAGCCAGGCCCAGGCCACGGCCGCCGAGGTGCAGCTGCAAAGCCAGCGTCTGAACCAGAACGCCCGCTACCTGACGGATTTGCGCCAGAGCATCTACGACATGCAGATTGCGCTGGCCGAAACGCAGGCCGTGCAGAGCCGTTTCCGCATCGCCCCCTTGCGCGAGCGCCTGGCCGCGGCCGTGGCGCACCTGGCGGGCACCAGCGAGCGCGACATCAGCCCGTCGCAGCTGACCCTGCGGGCGAAGCTGCTGGCCACGACACGCCAGCTGCTCGATCCTGGCGCCGGCTTGCTGGCGTTGCGCGCGGGGCTGCTGGCCGAGGGTGGCGCCAGCGCGGCGCAGCAGGCCGCCTATCTTACCCTCAAGGAACAAATCAGCACCGCCCTGGCCACCGCCCACCTGCGCCTGGCCGAGGAACTCGATCCCATCGAATTGCAACTGGCGATAGGGCGCGACCGGCTGGCGCAGGCCAGCCGCTACATGCACACCTCGGCCCGCATCGAGGATGCCAGCGGCGAAATCAACCTTGCCGTCGACGCCATCAGCATCGACGTGGGCGAAGTCATGCTCGCCACGGCCGCCAGCGACGTCACGCACCTGGGCCACGATATCGCCCGGCGCATCAGCGCCCTGCACCGCGACATGGCCACCATGCAAACCTTGCTGCAAAGCATAGGCCAGCTGGGCTTGCTGGCAGAAACGCGCACCGTCAACACCTACCTCGAAGCGGTGGAGCGCTCGGGACAGCGGCTGGTGCAAGCCAAGGGCAGCGTGCTCGACAGCCAGACGGCGCTGGACGAGGTCATCGACCATGTGCGCGCCTTCGAACGCGAACAGGCCGCCTATTCCGCACAGCAAGTGGCGCGCATCACGGGCCAGCAACAGGAGGCGGTGGCCACGGTGCGCGATGGCGTGCGGCGTGCCTTCGTGCTGATCCTCGGCATCGCGCTGGTGCTGCTGCTGGCCTGCGTGGCCATCACAGGCCTGATCAGCGCGTCCATCGCCAGGCCGCTGGCGCGCCTGTCCTACGCCATCGCGCATATCCGCGACGGCAAGGCGCTGTCGGTGCGCGTGGCGCAGCACGGCAGCGATGAACTGGGACAGCTGATCACGGGCTTCAACGGCATGCTCGAACACGTGGAACAGCGCGACCTGGCGCTCACGCAGGCCAAGGCCGAGGCCGACGCCGCCAACCGCGCCAAATCGGAATTCCTGGCCAAGATGAGCCATGAAATCCGCACGCCGATGAATGGCGTGCTGGGCATGACGGAATTGCTGCAACGCACTGAACTGAGTCCCAAGCAGCAGCGTTTCGTGCACACGGTGCACCGCTCGGGCGAAAGCTTGCTGAGCATCATCGACGACATCCTCGACTTTTCCAAGATCGAGGCGGGCAAGCTGGTGCTCGAACACATCCCCTTCGACCTGCGCCAGATGATCGACGACGTGGTGGCACTGTTTGCCAACGGCATCCAGCGCAAGGCCATCGAATTTACCTGCCGCATCGCTGCCGACGTGCCGCAGCATGTGCGCGGCGACCCCGTGCGCCTGCGCCAGATCCTCACCAACCTGCTCAATAACGCCACCAAATTTACCGAACGGGGCGAAATTTCCGTCGATGTCAGCTGTCCCGCCGCCGGCCAGCTGCGCCTGGAAGTGCGCGACACGGGCATCGGCATGGCGCCGGATGCGGCGGCGGCCGTCTTCCAGCCATTCCGCCAGGCCGACAGCACCACTTCGCGCAAATACGGCGGCACCGGACTGGGCCTGGCCATCATCAAGCAGCTGGTGGAGATGATGGGCGGCAACATCGTGCTCCATTCCGTGGCGGGCCAGGGTTCCAGCTTCGCCGTGACCGTCGTCGTGGGCACCGTGGCGCCCGCGGACGCGCCGCAAGTGCCGGCGCCGCGCGTGGCGCTCGATGCCTTGCACGTGCTGATCGTGGACGACAATGCCACCAACCGCAATATCCTGCTGCAGCACGCCATCGAGTGGCAGATGGCCGCCGCCAGCGCCGCCGACGGCGCCGAAGCGCTGGGCCTGCTGCAAGGCGCGCTGCGCGGCGGGCATCCGTTCGACCTGGCCATCATCGACATGCGCATGCCCGTCATGGATGGCGCCGAACTGGTGCGGGCAATCAAGGCCGACGCCGGCATGGCGGCGCTGAAAATCATCATGCTCAGCTCACTCGACGCCTCGGCCGAGCTGCACCAGGTGACGGCGCTGGGCGTGGAATACTGCCTGACCAAGCCCGTGCGGGCGCTGGAACTGCGCCACTGCATCGAAGCCGTGGGCGGCTTTGGCACGCCGCTGGCAGCGCTGACGCCTGCCCTGCCCGCTCCGCCTGACACTGCGGCCGCAGGCCAGGCGCCGCTGCGCATGCTGCTGGTGGAAGACAATGCGATCAACCAGGAAATCGCCCTGGCGATGCTGGAAGATAGCGGCTATGACGCCACGCCGGCCGACAACGGGCGGCGCGCGCTGGCCCTGTGGGAGCGCTACCCGTTCGATGTGATCCTGATGGATTGCCAGATGCCGGAAATGGACGGCTTCGAAGCGACGCGGCGCGTGCGCCGCATGGAAGCCCAGCAAGGCCGTGACCGCACGCCCATCATCGCGCTGACGGCCAATGCCATCCTGGGCGACCGCGAACTGTGCCTGGAAGCGGGCATGGACGACTACCTCGCCAAACCGTATACGCGCGCCGCCCTGCTGGCCGTGCTGGCCCGCTGGCGCCCGGCGTCCGCCGCACCAAAGGCAGTGCAGACGCCGGCAGTGACGGCGCAGGCTGTCCAGCAGGCGCCGGCCGAACCGGCTGCCCTGCTCGACGCGGCCGCCCTGCAAAACCTGCGCGCCATGCGCCGTCCCGGCCGTCCCGATGTGCTGGGTCGCATCATCGACCTGTTCAACAGCGACGCCCCGCGCCTGCTGGGCCAGCTGGAAGTGGCGGCCGAGGCCAGCGATACCGCGGCGCTGCAACTGGCGGCGCATACGTTCAAGTCCAGCTGCGCCAACGTGGGCGCGCTGGGCTTGTCGGCCACCTGCCGTGAAATCGAACAATACGCGCGCGGCAATGACGTCGCCAGCGCACTGCGGCATATCCGCGGCATCCAGCAAGAACTCGACCGTGTCCTCGCCGCCCTGGCCATTGAAAAGGAAGCCATATGA
- a CDS encoding ABC transporter substrate-binding protein, which yields MRFFPRFFPQCCCFAITLAAGIVHAAEPGVSDTHIRLGMVNAQTGAASGLGRAMRDGATAVFQEANRRGGIHGRSIELVVADDGYDPDRAISETLRLVEEKQVFALFGNVGTPTTNAVIPIVEEMKVPLVGAFTGAMTLRRPVVHEIINFRASYDDESDALVQYFVSRGIKRFGVLYQDDGFGNAVLDGTVRALQRRGMQLVAKGAFQRGTTAVKAGLAALIGHDLQVVIMAGPYTPVAAFVREASQAKLKAALATVSFVGTDSLLQLLGTEGNNILISQVVPLPEERTLPIAAECADLLARHVPAARLSFVSFEGCISATLMVAALRRTGADLTRERLIRSFETFERLDLGGLQVTLRADDHQASTAVFLTRIADGRIVPADLAPGAK from the coding sequence ATGCGCTTTTTTCCGCGCTTTTTCCCGCAATGTTGCTGCTTCGCCATCACCCTCGCGGCCGGCATAGTCCATGCCGCCGAACCGGGCGTGAGCGATACGCACATCCGGCTCGGCATGGTCAATGCCCAGACCGGGGCGGCCTCCGGGCTGGGACGGGCCATGCGCGATGGCGCGACGGCCGTTTTCCAGGAAGCGAACCGGCGCGGCGGCATCCATGGCCGCAGCATCGAGCTGGTGGTCGCCGACGATGGCTACGATCCGGACCGGGCCATCAGCGAAACACTCAGGCTGGTCGAGGAAAAACAGGTATTCGCCCTGTTCGGCAACGTGGGGACGCCCACGACCAACGCCGTCATACCGATCGTCGAGGAAATGAAGGTACCGCTGGTGGGCGCGTTTACGGGCGCCATGACCTTGCGCCGCCCCGTGGTGCATGAAATCATCAACTTTCGCGCCAGTTATGACGATGAGTCCGATGCCCTGGTGCAGTATTTCGTCAGCCGGGGCATCAAACGCTTCGGTGTTCTGTACCAGGACGATGGCTTCGGCAATGCCGTGCTCGACGGCACCGTGCGCGCCCTGCAGCGGCGCGGCATGCAACTCGTCGCCAAGGGCGCCTTCCAGCGCGGCACCACGGCCGTCAAGGCGGGACTGGCGGCCCTGATCGGCCACGACTTGCAGGTGGTCATCATGGCCGGCCCCTACACCCCGGTGGCGGCGTTCGTGCGCGAGGCAAGCCAGGCCAAGCTGAAAGCGGCCCTGGCCACGGTATCGTTTGTCGGCACGGACAGCCTGCTGCAACTGCTGGGCACGGAAGGCAACAATATCCTGATTTCGCAGGTGGTGCCCCTGCCCGAGGAACGCACGCTGCCCATCGCCGCCGAATGCGCCGACCTGCTGGCCCGGCATGTGCCAGCGGCCAGGCTGTCGTTTGTGAGTTTCGAAGGCTGCATCTCGGCCACCCTGATGGTGGCGGCGCTGCGCCGCACGGGCGCGGACCTCACGCGCGAACGCCTGATCCGGAGTTTCGAAACCTTCGAGCGGCTCGATCTCGGCGGCTTGCAAGTGACGCTGCGAGCAGACGACCACCAGGCATCGACGGCCGTTTTCCTGACCCGCATCGCCGATGGCAGGATCGTCCCGGCCGACCTGGCGCCTGGCGCGAAGTGA
- a CDS encoding EAL domain-containing protein — protein sequence MNTALPLQARVLVVDDDTMTRFLVTEALEPEGFRIEEAASGLEALAAFQRAVPDLILLDVAMPGMSGFECCAQLRRLPGGAHVPIVVLTGNDDDDSIKQALEAGASDFISKPMQWRLLAHRLRYLLRASSALTELNRIQASLSHAQALARLGNWEYRLADGDGYWSPELLRILGLDADSGPTSFERLLQCLPEDQRPMLLEAFMELHASGTGYSLEHKVLQPGGGECIVFHQAEAVREGQQVLLMRGTMQDITERKRQEWRIEYLANHDALTDLPNRQLLNDRIGQAIVHARRTHLHLATLMLDLDRFKFVNDSYGHPVGDALLQEVARRLQHAVREGDTVARQGGDEFVILLTDLPDSDTAEDIAKKVLAVFAEPFLLGEHTLHVSTSIGASLFPSDGDSGDMLLKTADAALYSAKDKGRNVYQFYNHKMGVLVEERAEIEHALHQALAQGELELHYQPKVNLVTGQIYGMEALLRWRRPGIGLVPPDRFIPLAEETGMIIAIGEWVLRTACAQLGVWHAYGFAHLTMAVNVSARQFRQVDMPQLVRAVLADSSLPARCLELELTESVLMQNRDLVVRALEQLKEIGVTLALDDFGTGYSSLSYLKQFPIDVVKIDQSFIRDVTDSVDGASLTRSIIAMAKSLHLTTVAEGVETEEQLGFLNTNHCDAMQGYYFSRPLPGAEMDLMLYAGTHLPPESCHAVAPQRVLLLVDDEEHILSALRRSLRKEGYQILSTTNPQAALELVASHAVGVILTDARMPGMSGNELLRRIKGIYPEIVRVMLSGYPELHSVTAAINEGSVYKFITKPWDETLLKDHLLEAFLRFESGVQRPPRGPHGIEIGNRAA from the coding sequence ATGAATACCGCACTGCCCCTGCAAGCACGGGTCCTGGTGGTCGATGACGACACCATGACGCGCTTCCTGGTGACGGAAGCGCTGGAGCCGGAAGGCTTCCGCATCGAGGAAGCGGCCAGCGGCCTGGAAGCGCTGGCCGCTTTCCAGCGTGCCGTGCCCGACCTGATCCTGCTCGACGTCGCCATGCCCGGCATGAGCGGCTTCGAATGCTGCGCACAGCTGCGCCGGCTGCCCGGCGGCGCGCACGTGCCCATCGTCGTGCTGACCGGCAACGATGATGATGACTCCATCAAGCAGGCGCTGGAAGCGGGCGCCAGCGATTTCATCTCCAAGCCGATGCAATGGCGTTTGCTGGCGCACCGGCTGCGCTACCTGCTGCGCGCCAGCAGCGCGCTGACCGAGCTGAACCGTATCCAGGCAAGCCTCAGCCACGCGCAGGCACTGGCCCGCCTGGGCAACTGGGAATACCGGCTTGCCGATGGCGACGGCTACTGGTCGCCGGAATTGTTGCGCATCCTGGGCCTGGACGCCGATTCCGGCCCCACCAGCTTCGAACGCCTGTTGCAATGCCTGCCGGAAGACCAGCGCCCCATGCTGCTCGAGGCCTTCATGGAACTGCATGCCAGCGGCACCGGCTACAGCCTGGAACACAAGGTGCTGCAGCCGGGCGGCGGCGAGTGCATCGTCTTCCACCAGGCCGAGGCCGTACGCGAAGGCCAGCAGGTGCTGCTGATGCGCGGTACGATGCAGGACATCACGGAACGCAAGCGGCAGGAATGGCGCATCGAATACCTGGCCAACCATGATGCGCTGACGGACTTGCCCAACCGCCAGTTGCTGAACGACCGCATCGGCCAGGCCATCGTCCACGCCCGCCGCACCCATTTGCACCTGGCCACGCTGATGCTGGACCTCGATCGTTTCAAATTCGTCAACGACAGCTACGGCCACCCGGTGGGCGATGCGCTGCTGCAGGAAGTGGCGCGGCGACTGCAGCACGCGGTGCGCGAAGGCGACACCGTGGCCCGCCAGGGCGGCGACGAATTCGTCATCCTGCTGACGGACTTGCCCGATAGCGACACGGCCGAGGACATCGCCAAAAAGGTGCTGGCGGTGTTCGCCGAGCCCTTTTTGCTGGGCGAACATACCTTGCATGTCAGCACCAGTATCGGCGCCAGCCTGTTTCCCTCCGATGGCGACAGCGGCGACATGCTGCTCAAGACGGCCGATGCGGCCCTTTACAGCGCCAAGGACAAGGGCCGCAACGTTTACCAGTTCTACAACCACAAGATGGGCGTGCTGGTGGAAGAGCGGGCCGAGATCGAACACGCCTTGCACCAGGCGCTGGCGCAGGGCGAACTGGAATTGCACTACCAGCCCAAGGTCAACCTTGTCACTGGCCAAATCTATGGCATGGAAGCGCTGCTGCGCTGGCGCCGGCCCGGCATCGGCCTGGTGCCGCCGGACCGCTTCATTCCCCTGGCCGAGGAAACGGGCATGATCATTGCGATCGGCGAATGGGTGCTGCGCACGGCCTGCGCGCAACTGGGCGTCTGGCATGCCTACGGCTTTGCGCATCTGACGATGGCCGTCAACGTCTCGGCGCGCCAGTTCCGCCAGGTCGACATGCCGCAACTGGTGCGCGCAGTGCTGGCCGACAGCAGCCTGCCGGCCCGCTGCCTGGAACTGGAGCTGACGGAGAGCGTGCTGATGCAAAACCGCGACCTGGTGGTGCGGGCGCTGGAACAGTTGAAGGAAATCGGCGTCACCCTGGCGCTGGACGACTTCGGTACCGGCTATTCCAGCTTGTCCTATCTCAAGCAATTCCCCATCGACGTGGTGAAGATCGATCAATCGTTCATCCGCGACGTGACCGACAGCGTGGACGGCGCTTCGCTGACCCGCTCCATCATCGCCATGGCCAAGTCGCTGCACCTGACCACGGTGGCCGAGGGCGTGGAAACGGAGGAACAATTGGGATTTCTCAATACCAATCACTGCGACGCCATGCAAGGCTATTACTTCAGCCGCCCCCTGCCCGGCGCCGAGATGGATCTGATGTTGTATGCCGGCACCCATTTGCCGCCCGAAAGCTGCCATGCCGTGGCGCCGCAGCGCGTGCTGCTGCTGGTGGACGACGAGGAGCATATCCTGTCCGCCCTGCGCCGCTCGCTGCGCAAGGAGGGCTACCAGATACTCAGCACCACCAATCCGCAGGCCGCGCTGGAACTGGTCGCCTCCCACGCGGTGGGTGTGATCCTCACGGATGCGCGCATGCCGGGCATGTCCGGCAACGAACTATTGCGCCGCATCAAGGGTATCTATCCGGAGATCGTGCGCGTGATGCTGTCCGGCTATCCTGAGCTGCATTCGGTCACGGCGGCCATCAACGAAGGCTCGGTGTACAAGTTCATCACCAAGCCGTGGGACGAAACCCTCTTGAAAGACCACTTGCTGGAAGCCTTCCTGCGTTTCGAATCGGGCGTGCAACGGCCGCCACGGGGTCCCCATGGCATCGAGATCGGCAACCGTGCCGCCTAG